A single region of the Pseudomonas sp. GGS8 genome encodes:
- a CDS encoding PLP-dependent aminotransferase family protein: MELRIDRQALVPVVQQIVDAMADWLHRGEVSPGTRLPSVRQIARINLLSQSNVVEACERLVAQGVLATRSGAGFFVAATAPAAHGQPDFSWFEGVEEQQSGVACDLKLGCGGLPESWRETDDLSYAIRQVSRTDMAGLFNYSTPLGLLALRQQILKRLKQLDIAVDESRILTTAGASHGLDLIVRTLFKPGDCVVVENPGYSMLFDLLRLHGVSMIEVPRTPHGPDTEALQSLLLKYKPRGLFINSFYHNPTGSSLTLGVARQVLQLARKHGVLVIEDDVYADLHRGPGTRLAALGIDDNVIYVGSYSKTLSSSLRVGFVVAGADVISRLAKVKMISSMGASRFCESVLACLLASGAYRKLVQRQRQRLSTDRDAALQVLEDAEWEVFGKPVGGLFIWARSRKSDAGQVRIQARRFGILLSCATAFSPTGQAHDWQRINVAYACDPRARAFFQATARDRPQTF; encoded by the coding sequence ATGGAGTTGAGAATCGATCGACAGGCATTGGTGCCGGTCGTGCAGCAAATCGTCGACGCGATGGCCGACTGGCTCCATCGTGGCGAGGTGTCGCCGGGGACGCGTTTGCCTTCCGTGCGGCAAATCGCGCGGATCAATCTGCTCAGCCAATCCAATGTTGTCGAGGCCTGTGAACGATTAGTGGCTCAAGGGGTGTTGGCGACGCGCAGTGGGGCGGGTTTCTTTGTCGCGGCAACGGCGCCGGCCGCTCATGGGCAACCGGATTTTTCCTGGTTCGAGGGGGTTGAGGAGCAGCAGAGTGGTGTCGCGTGCGATCTGAAGCTGGGTTGCGGCGGATTACCCGAAAGCTGGCGCGAGACCGACGACCTGAGCTATGCAATACGCCAAGTCAGTCGCACCGACATGGCCGGTTTGTTCAACTACAGCACACCGCTGGGCCTGCTTGCCCTGCGCCAACAGATCCTCAAGCGGCTGAAACAGCTGGATATCGCGGTGGATGAAAGTCGAATCCTCACCACGGCAGGTGCCAGTCATGGGCTCGACCTGATCGTGCGCACGTTGTTCAAACCGGGCGATTGCGTGGTGGTGGAGAACCCCGGTTATTCGATGCTGTTCGATCTGCTCAGGCTGCATGGGGTCAGCATGATCGAAGTCCCACGAACGCCTCACGGACCCGACACCGAAGCACTTCAGTCACTGTTGCTGAAGTACAAGCCCCGTGGCTTGTTCATCAACAGTTTTTATCACAACCCCACCGGCAGCAGTTTGACCTTGGGCGTGGCTCGGCAGGTTCTGCAGCTGGCCAGAAAGCATGGCGTACTGGTGATCGAAGACGACGTCTATGCGGATTTGCACCGCGGTCCCGGTACGCGTCTTGCGGCACTGGGTATCGATGACAACGTGATCTACGTCGGCAGCTACTCCAAAACCCTCAGCAGTTCGTTGCGGGTCGGCTTTGTCGTGGCGGGTGCCGACGTCATTTCGCGACTGGCCAAGGTCAAGATGATCAGCAGCATGGGCGCTTCACGGTTTTGCGAGTCGGTGCTGGCTTGTCTATTGGCCAGTGGCGCCTATCGCAAATTGGTGCAGCGTCAGCGCCAGCGTTTAAGCACCGACAGGGACGCGGCCTTGCAGGTGCTCGAAGACGCGGAATGGGAAGTTTTCGGCAAACCCGTAGGCGGCTTGTTCATCTGGGCACGATCGCGCAAATCCGACGCCGGTCAGGTGCGGATTCAGGCGCGACGCTTCGGTATCCTGCTGTCTTGTGCAACGGCATTCAGCCCCACCGGCCAGGCCCATGACTGGCAGCGCATCAACGTCGCCTATGCCTGTGATCCTCGCGCTCGGGCATTTTTTCAGGCTACCGCTCGAGATCGACCTCAAACGTTCTGA
- a CDS encoding response regulator produces the protein MHNSPAPLNDDQKAPADDKRWSIRALIVDDDVPIRELMIDYLARFNIHASGVSDGAAMRQALQAEHFDVVVLDLMLPGEDGLSLCRWLRAESDIPILMLTARCEPTDRIIGLELGADDYMAKPFEPRELVARIQTILRRVRDDRTEQRANIRFDNWRLNSVLRQLIAADGLVVPLSNAEFRLLWVFIERPRRVLSREQLLDAARGRSIEAFDRSIDLLVSRLRQKLGDDPKAPQLIKTVRGEGYLFDARDIG, from the coding sequence ATGCACAACTCCCCAGCACCTCTGAACGACGATCAAAAAGCGCCGGCCGATGACAAACGCTGGAGCATTCGCGCCCTGATTGTCGACGATGACGTCCCGATCCGCGAATTGATGATCGACTACCTGGCCCGTTTCAATATCCACGCCAGCGGCGTCTCCGACGGCGCCGCCATGCGTCAGGCGCTGCAAGCCGAACATTTCGATGTAGTGGTGCTCGATCTGATGCTGCCGGGCGAAGACGGTTTGTCGCTGTGCCGCTGGCTACGCGCCGAATCGGACATCCCGATCCTGATGCTCACCGCCCGCTGCGAACCCACCGACCGGATCATCGGCCTGGAACTGGGCGCCGACGACTACATGGCCAAGCCGTTCGAGCCGCGAGAACTGGTCGCGCGGATTCAGACCATTCTGCGTCGGGTGCGCGACGACCGTACTGAACAGCGTGCGAATATTCGCTTCGACAACTGGCGATTGAACAGCGTATTGCGCCAGTTGATCGCCGCCGATGGCCTGGTGGTGCCGCTGTCCAACGCCGAATTCCGCTTGCTTTGGGTGTTCATCGAGCGTCCGCGCCGGGTACTCAGCCGCGAACAACTGCTGGACGCCGCGCGCGGTCGTTCAATCGAAGCGTTTGATCGCAGCATCGATCTGCTGGTGTCGCGCCTGCGCCAGAAACTCGGCGACGACCCGAAAGCCCCGCAGTTGATCAAGACCGTTCGCGGTGAGGGTTATCTGTTCGACGCACGAGACATCGGCTGA
- the pyrF gene encoding orotidine-5'-phosphate decarboxylase, translating into MSACQTPIIVALDFPTRDAALKLADQLDPKLCRVKVGKELFTSCASEIVGTLRDKGFEVFLDLKFHDIPNTTAMAVKAAAEMGVWMVNVHCSGGLRMMAACREVLDQRSGPKPLLIGVTVLTSMEREDLAGIGLDIEPQVQVLRLAALAEKAGMDGLVCSAQEAQALKAAHPSLQLVTPGIRPAGSAQDDQRRILTPRQALDAGSDYLVIGRPISQAADPAKALAAVVAEIA; encoded by the coding sequence ATGTCCGCCTGCCAGACGCCTATCATCGTCGCCCTGGATTTCCCCACCCGTGACGCCGCACTGAAGCTGGCCGATCAACTGGACCCGAAGCTGTGCCGGGTCAAAGTCGGTAAAGAACTGTTTACCAGTTGCGCTTCGGAAATCGTCGGCACCTTGCGCGACAAGGGCTTTGAAGTGTTCCTGGACCTCAAGTTCCACGACATTCCGAACACCACCGCCATGGCCGTCAAGGCGGCTGCAGAAATGGGCGTGTGGATGGTCAATGTGCACTGCTCCGGCGGCCTGCGCATGATGGCCGCCTGCCGTGAAGTGCTCGATCAGCGCAGTGGCCCGAAACCGCTGTTGATCGGCGTGACTGTGCTGACCAGCATGGAACGTGAGGATCTGGCGGGTATCGGCCTGGATATCGAGCCGCAGGTGCAGGTGCTGCGCCTGGCCGCGCTGGCGGAAAAAGCCGGGATGGACGGTCTGGTCTGCTCGGCCCAGGAAGCCCAGGCCTTGAAAGCCGCTCATCCGTCGTTGCAACTGGTGACCCCTGGGATTCGTCCGGCGGGCAGTGCCCAGGACGATCAGCGCCGCATTCTGACCCCGCGTCAGGCGCTGGATGCAGGTTCCGATTACCTGGTGATCGGCCGTCCGATCAGCCAGGCAGCGGATCCGGCCAAGGCGTTGGCAGCGGTCGTCGCAGAAATCGCTTAA
- a CDS encoding SDR family oxidoreductase, whose amino-acid sequence MSMTFSGQVAVVTGAANGIGRATALAFAAEGLKVVVADLDAAGGDGTVALIRAAGGDAAFVRCNVTVENDVKNLMDEVVNAYGRLDYAFNNAGIEIEKGKLAEGTVDEFDAIMGVNVKGVWLCMKYQLPLLLAQGGGAIVNTASVAGLGAAPKMSIYAASKHAVIGLTKSAAIEYAKKKIRVNAVCPAVIDTDMFRRAYEADPKKGEFANAMHPVGRIGKVEEIASAVLYLCSDGAAFTTGHSLAVDGGVTAF is encoded by the coding sequence ATGAGCATGACGTTTTCCGGCCAGGTCGCCGTGGTGACGGGCGCGGCCAATGGTATTGGCCGCGCGACCGCTTTGGCGTTCGCCGCCGAGGGTTTGAAAGTGGTGGTCGCTGATCTGGACGCGGCCGGTGGTGACGGCACTGTGGCGCTGATTCGCGCCGCCGGCGGTGACGCGGCTTTCGTGCGCTGCAATGTCACTGTGGAAAACGATGTAAAAAATCTGATGGACGAGGTGGTGAATGCCTACGGCCGTCTCGACTATGCCTTCAACAATGCCGGCATCGAAATCGAGAAAGGCAAACTGGCCGAGGGCACGGTCGATGAGTTCGATGCGATCATGGGCGTTAACGTCAAAGGTGTCTGGCTGTGCATGAAGTACCAGTTGCCATTGCTGCTGGCCCAGGGCGGCGGCGCGATCGTCAATACCGCTTCGGTCGCCGGCCTGGGGGCTGCGCCGAAGATGAGCATCTACGCCGCCTCGAAACACGCGGTGATCGGCCTGACCAAGTCAGCGGCCATCGAATACGCCAAGAAAAAGATTCGCGTGAATGCGGTGTGCCCGGCGGTGATCGACACGGATATGTTCCGTCGTGCCTATGAAGCGGACCCGAAAAAGGGCGAATTCGCCAATGCCATGCACCCGGTCGGACGTATCGGCAAGGTCGAGGAGATTGCCAGCGCGGTGCTGTACCTGTGTAGCGATGGCGCGGCGTTCACCACCGGTCATTCGCTGGCGGTGGATGGTGGTGTTACGGCGTTTTAA
- a CDS encoding AI-2E family transporter, with translation MVNNDRLLVQILLLALFGASFWVMAPFWSALFWGAVLAFASWPLMRLLTRWLHGRESLAALLLTLGWMLLVAAPLVWLGFNLADHVRDATAFIKDVQVDGLPEAPAWLGGIPLVGERLVGIWNSIDQQGAAMMLAIKPYLGQVGNWLLARSAQIGGGILELTLSIVFVFFFYRDGPRLAVFVHGLLERLIGDRAAYYIELVAGTVQRVVNGVIGTAAAQAVLALIGFLIAGVPGALVLGIVTFLLSLIPMGPPLVWIPATAWLAWKGEYGMAVFLGIWGTFIISGVDNVLKPYLISRGGNLPLVIVLLGVFGGLIAFGFIGLFIGPTLLAVAYSLLTDWSKSQARVEDRQS, from the coding sequence ATGGTCAATAACGATCGGCTGTTGGTGCAGATCCTGCTCCTGGCGCTGTTTGGCGCGAGCTTCTGGGTGATGGCGCCGTTCTGGTCAGCGCTGTTCTGGGGTGCGGTGCTGGCGTTTGCCAGTTGGCCGCTGATGCGTCTGCTGACCCGCTGGCTCCATGGCCGTGAATCCCTGGCGGCACTGTTGCTGACACTCGGCTGGATGCTGCTGGTGGCGGCGCCGCTGGTGTGGCTGGGGTTCAACCTGGCGGATCACGTGCGCGATGCCACGGCGTTCATCAAGGATGTGCAGGTCGATGGTCTGCCCGAAGCGCCGGCTTGGCTGGGCGGGATTCCTTTGGTCGGCGAGCGGTTGGTGGGGATCTGGAACAGCATCGATCAGCAGGGTGCGGCGATGATGCTGGCGATCAAGCCTTATCTGGGGCAGGTCGGTAACTGGTTGCTGGCACGCAGTGCGCAGATTGGCGGCGGGATTCTCGAGTTGACGCTGAGTATCGTGTTTGTGTTCTTTTTCTACCGGGACGGGCCGCGTTTGGCGGTGTTTGTCCATGGGTTGCTGGAGCGGCTGATTGGCGACCGCGCCGCGTACTACATCGAACTGGTGGCGGGCACCGTGCAACGGGTGGTCAACGGGGTGATCGGCACAGCGGCGGCACAGGCGGTGCTGGCGTTGATTGGTTTCCTGATTGCCGGCGTGCCTGGGGCGCTGGTACTGGGGATCGTGACGTTTTTGCTGAGCCTGATTCCGATGGGGCCGCCGTTGGTGTGGATTCCGGCCACGGCGTGGCTGGCCTGGAAGGGTGAGTACGGAATGGCGGTGTTCCTCGGGATCTGGGGCACGTTCATTATCAGCGGGGTCGACAACGTGCTTAAGCCGTACCTGATCAGCCGAGGCGGGAATTTGCCGTTGGTGATTGTGCTGCTCGGGGTGTTTGGCGGGTTGATTGCGTTCGGGTTTATCGGACTGTTCATCGGCCCGACGTTGTTGGCCGTGGCTTACAGCTTGTTGACCGATTGGAGCAAGAGTCAGGCTCGGGTTGAGGATCGCCAGTCCTGA
- a CDS encoding alpha/beta hydrolase, which produces MNSVVEEVRLSLPHIELAAHLFGPEDGLPVIALHGWLDNANSFARLAPKLKGLRIIALDLAGHGHSGHRPNGAGYALWDYAHDVLQVAEQLGWKRFALLGHSLGAIVSLVLAGSLPERVTHLALIDGIIPPTDKGENAAERMGMALQAQLDLREKRKPVYNSLDRAIEARMKGLVAVSREAAELLAQRGLMPVPGGYTWRTDNRLTLPSPLRLTTEQAMAFVQRVSCPAHLVVAADGMLAKHPELLERLPFSHEQLPGGHHLHLNDEPGAGLVADCFNRFFAVP; this is translated from the coding sequence ATGAATAGCGTCGTCGAAGAAGTTCGCCTGAGCCTGCCGCATATCGAGTTGGCGGCGCACCTGTTCGGTCCCGAGGACGGCTTGCCGGTGATTGCCTTGCACGGCTGGCTGGACAACGCCAACAGCTTTGCCCGACTGGCGCCGAAGCTCAAAGGTTTGCGCATCATCGCGCTGGACCTGGCCGGGCACGGTCACTCGGGCCATCGGCCGAACGGCGCCGGTTACGCGCTGTGGGACTACGCCCACGATGTGCTGCAAGTGGCCGAGCAGTTGGGATGGAAACGTTTTGCACTGCTGGGGCATTCGCTGGGGGCGATCGTCTCGCTGGTGCTGGCCGGGTCATTGCCGGAGCGGGTGACTCACCTGGCGTTGATCGACGGCATCATTCCTCCTACAGACAAAGGCGAAAACGCCGCTGAGCGCATGGGCATGGCCCTGCAAGCGCAGCTGGATCTGCGGGAAAAACGCAAACCGGTCTACAACAGCCTCGACCGGGCCATCGAAGCACGCATGAAAGGCTTGGTGGCGGTCAGTCGCGAAGCCGCCGAACTGTTGGCCCAGCGCGGCTTGATGCCGGTGCCGGGTGGTTATACCTGGCGCACCGACAACCGCCTGACGCTGCCGTCGCCGCTGCGTCTGACCACTGAGCAGGCGATGGCTTTCGTCCAACGCGTCAGTTGTCCTGCGCACCTGGTGGTCGCGGCTGACGGCATGCTCGCCAAACATCCCGAGTTGCTGGAACGTCTACCCTTTAGCCATGAACAGTTGCCTGGCGGCCATCACTTGCACCTCAATGACGAACCCGGTGCCGGTCTTGTCGCAGACTGTTTCAATCGGTTCTTCGCCGTTCCTTGA
- a CDS encoding HAMP domain-containing sensor histidine kinase: MRARFDTLFGRLFGMLLVAIVLAHLLAFFWFKYYGPPPPPPPLPEFSERFDGPPPPMDPRFGNRPPRPWFGGPLVPLTFQFVSLIIAAWYGAKLLTRPIQRLSDAAERLSENLDSPPLDESGPREARQAAHTFNLMQKRILEQIQQRSRMLGAVSHDLRTPLSRLKLRLEQIHDEKLQGQMRQDLDDMIGMLDSTLTYLHEQRTSEAPQWMDVQALVESLSENAQDQGADVESSGHCTPLEVQPMALRSCINNLLDNALRYAGDALITLEDSREELVIRVIDHGPGIAADKREAVFEPFFRLEGSRNRNSGGVGLGMTIAREAAARLGGQLSLEETPGGGLTAVIRLPRL, from the coding sequence ATGCGTGCGCGCTTCGATACGCTGTTTGGCCGCCTGTTTGGCATGCTGCTGGTGGCGATCGTACTGGCGCATTTGTTAGCGTTCTTCTGGTTCAAATATTACGGGCCGCCCCCACCTCCCCCGCCGCTACCGGAGTTTTCCGAGCGCTTCGACGGCCCTCCCCCTCCGATGGACCCGCGTTTCGGTAATCGACCACCGCGGCCGTGGTTCGGCGGGCCTCTGGTGCCGCTGACCTTTCAGTTCGTCTCGCTGATCATCGCCGCCTGGTACGGCGCCAAGCTATTAACGCGCCCGATTCAGCGCCTGAGCGACGCCGCCGAACGCCTGAGTGAAAATCTCGACAGTCCGCCTCTGGATGAGTCCGGCCCACGGGAAGCGCGGCAAGCGGCGCACACTTTCAACCTGATGCAGAAACGCATTCTTGAACAAATACAGCAACGCTCGCGCATGCTCGGCGCGGTGTCCCATGACCTGCGCACACCGCTGTCGCGGCTCAAGCTGCGCCTGGAACAAATCCACGACGAGAAGCTGCAAGGCCAGATGCGTCAGGACCTGGACGACATGATCGGCATGCTCGATTCCACCCTCACCTACCTGCACGAACAGCGCACCAGCGAGGCACCACAGTGGATGGACGTGCAGGCGCTCGTGGAGTCTCTGAGCGAAAACGCCCAGGACCAGGGCGCCGACGTTGAGAGCAGCGGCCATTGCACGCCATTGGAAGTACAGCCGATGGCCTTGCGCTCATGCATCAACAACCTGCTGGACAACGCCTTGCGTTATGCCGGAGACGCGCTGATCACGCTTGAGGACAGCCGCGAGGAACTGGTGATCCGGGTCATCGACCATGGCCCGGGGATTGCGGCGGATAAACGGGAAGCGGTGTTTGAACCGTTCTTTCGCCTGGAAGGGTCGCGTAATCGCAACTCCGGCGGCGTCGGCCTGGGCATGACCATCGCCCGGGAAGCAGCGGCGCGTTTGGGCGGACAGTTGAGCCTGGAAGAAACCCCCGGCGGTGGTTTAACCGCTGTCATCCGTTTGCCTCGTCTCTAA
- a CDS encoding glutathione S-transferase family protein, whose protein sequence is MIDLYTAATPNGHKVSIVLEELGLPYTVHALSFDKKEQKSKDFLNINPNGRIPAIVDRANGDFAVFESGAILIYLAEMTGKLLPQDPKGRSVVLQWLMFQMGGIGPMQGQANVFFRYFPEKLQGAIDRYQHETRRLYEVLDTRLQAVEFLAGEYSIADIATFPWVRGHDWSGVSVDGLPALQRWIATLEARPAVQRGLLVPERIDDASVIKGAQAMLIR, encoded by the coding sequence ATGATAGATCTGTACACCGCTGCGACCCCGAATGGCCACAAGGTCTCTATCGTGCTCGAGGAACTCGGCCTGCCCTACACGGTGCATGCCTTGAGTTTCGACAAAAAGGAACAGAAGTCCAAGGACTTCCTCAATATCAACCCCAATGGCCGGATTCCGGCGATTGTCGACCGCGCCAATGGCGATTTCGCCGTGTTCGAATCCGGCGCGATCCTGATTTATCTCGCCGAGATGACCGGCAAACTGCTGCCCCAGGATCCGAAAGGACGCTCGGTAGTGTTGCAGTGGCTGATGTTCCAGATGGGCGGCATCGGCCCGATGCAAGGCCAGGCCAATGTGTTTTTTCGCTACTTCCCGGAAAAGCTCCAGGGCGCCATCGATCGCTATCAACATGAAACCCGACGCTTGTATGAAGTGCTCGACACGCGCCTGCAAGCCGTGGAGTTTTTGGCGGGCGAGTACAGCATTGCCGACATTGCGACCTTTCCGTGGGTCCGCGGCCACGATTGGTCCGGTGTCTCGGTGGACGGCTTGCCGGCCTTGCAGCGCTGGATAGCCACCCTTGAGGCGCGCCCTGCGGTGCAACGCGGTTTGCTGGTGCCTGAGCGCATCGATGACGCCAGTGTCATCAAGGGTGCCCAGGCCATGTTGATCCGATGA
- a CDS encoding NADP-dependent oxidoreductase, whose product MTTQTNRQFLLAKRPVGAATRETFTYQEVPVGTPAAGQILVKNEYLSLDPAMRGWMNEGKSYIPPVGIGEVMRALGVGKVIASNNPGFAVGDHVNGALGVQDYFLGEPRGFYKVDPKLAPLPRYLSALGMTGMTAYFALLDVGAPKAGDTVVLSGAAGAVGSIAGQIAKIKGCRVVGIAGGADKCKFLIDELGFDGAIDYKNEDVHAGLKRECPKGVDVYFDNVGGDILDAVLSRLNMKARVVICGAISQYNNKEAVKGPANYLALLVNRARMEGFVVMDYAAQFAAAGQEMAGWMAKGQLKSKEDIVEGLETFPETLMKLFSGENFGKLVLKV is encoded by the coding sequence ATGACTACCCAGACCAATCGCCAGTTCCTGCTCGCCAAACGCCCCGTGGGAGCGGCCACCCGTGAGACGTTCACCTATCAAGAAGTTCCGGTCGGTACGCCTGCGGCAGGTCAGATCCTGGTCAAAAACGAATACCTGTCCCTGGACCCGGCCATGCGTGGCTGGATGAACGAAGGCAAGTCCTACATCCCACCCGTCGGCATTGGCGAAGTCATGCGCGCATTGGGCGTGGGCAAAGTCATCGCCTCGAACAATCCGGGCTTTGCCGTGGGGGACCACGTCAACGGTGCCTTGGGTGTGCAGGATTACTTTCTCGGCGAGCCGCGAGGTTTCTACAAAGTCGATCCGAAACTGGCGCCGCTGCCGCGTTATTTATCCGCGCTGGGCATGACCGGAATGACCGCCTACTTCGCCCTGCTCGATGTCGGCGCGCCGAAAGCCGGCGACACCGTAGTGTTATCGGGCGCGGCCGGTGCGGTGGGCAGCATTGCCGGGCAAATCGCCAAGATCAAAGGTTGCCGGGTGGTCGGCATTGCCGGCGGCGCAGACAAGTGCAAGTTCCTGATCGATGAACTGGGTTTTGACGGTGCCATCGATTACAAAAACGAAGACGTACACGCCGGCCTCAAACGTGAGTGTCCGAAAGGCGTCGACGTGTATTTCGATAACGTCGGCGGCGATATTCTCGATGCCGTGCTGAGCCGCCTGAACATGAAGGCACGGGTGGTGATTTGCGGTGCCATCAGCCAGTACAACAACAAGGAAGCGGTCAAAGGCCCGGCCAATTACCTGGCGTTGCTGGTCAACCGCGCGCGGATGGAAGGCTTCGTGGTGATGGATTACGCCGCGCAGTTCGCCGCTGCCGGGCAGGAAATGGCCGGCTGGATGGCCAAGGGGCAGCTCAAGAGCAAGGAAGACATCGTCGAAGGACTGGAAACATTCCCGGAGACGCTGATGAAGTTGTTCAGCGGCGAGAATTTCGGGAAGTTGGTGTTGAAGGTTTAA
- a CDS encoding DUF4892 domain-containing protein, translating to MRSLTLLALCSFSPWLLAADIPGSQDLPIVPRMTDAQIVDYRPPVALERIYPLGSIRKISGQLRFDGQLSARGQTTSVTYELPAEHSSTDAFTAAREALQKQGAELLFWCQARDCGESSLWANEVFGNAKLYGADNQQAYLLLRLAAPQDNTLVALYSITRGNRRAYLHVEQFDASAPLGDLLPTSATLLRQLKSTGKLDFPKLDGDPDDTWLRLISRGLNLDTTLRVSVSGPSAEAWRQALIGQGVRTARMETGSVEGSGLHFELLQ from the coding sequence ATGCGTTCACTCACTCTGCTGGCGCTGTGCAGTTTCAGTCCCTGGTTATTGGCGGCTGACATCCCGGGCAGCCAAGACCTGCCGATCGTGCCGCGCATGACCGATGCGCAGATCGTCGACTATCGCCCGCCGGTGGCGCTTGAGCGGATTTACCCGTTGGGGTCGATCCGCAAGATCAGCGGCCAGTTGCGCTTCGACGGCCAGCTCAGCGCTCGTGGTCAAACCACCTCGGTTACCTACGAGTTACCAGCGGAGCATTCCTCCACCGATGCTTTCACCGCCGCTCGTGAAGCCTTGCAGAAACAGGGCGCCGAGCTGTTGTTCTGGTGTCAGGCCCGGGATTGTGGGGAAAGCAGCCTGTGGGCCAATGAAGTCTTCGGCAATGCCAAGCTATATGGCGCCGATAATCAGCAGGCTTATTTGCTGCTGCGTCTGGCGGCCCCTCAAGACAACACGCTGGTGGCGCTCTACAGCATCACTCGCGGTAATCGCAGGGCTTATCTGCACGTCGAACAGTTCGATGCCTCGGCACCGCTGGGTGATTTACTGCCGACGTCCGCGACGTTGCTGCGCCAGCTCAAAAGCACCGGGAAACTCGACTTCCCCAAACTCGATGGCGACCCTGACGATACTTGGCTGCGTTTGATTTCCCGCGGCCTGAACCTGGACACCACGCTACGGGTCAGCGTTTCCGGGCCCAGTGCCGAAGCCTGGCGCCAGGCGCTGATCGGCCAGGGCGTGCGCACGGCGCGGATGGAAACCGGCAGCGTCGAAGGCTCTGGCCTGCACTTCGAACTGTTGCAATAA
- the xopAW gene encoding EF-hand domain-containing protein, with protein MIGSVSSYTSYTSTSSTATNSARSQQFQKELLAKLDSNSDGAVNQDELKSALSQKNDDGLLVSLSKNFSDLDSDKSGSLSSEEMAAMAPPTPPTHDQAPNTELADALISALDKDGDGAINSDELSNGLTSAGSTADSSKIFSALDKNEDGTVSQDELAASLTPPPPPPQQMSSEELFSQLDTDSDGSVTATELSSALQASDSTSSTSTDTSAALLKVLDSDSSGGVSSDELKAALQAGREQNSDSSTHQFNVTEALNKMIANLSKQYSLDNVATVGKHLNVTT; from the coding sequence ATGATCGGTAGTGTCAGCAGCTACACGAGCTATACAAGTACCAGCAGTACCGCCACCAACAGCGCTCGCAGCCAGCAATTCCAGAAAGAACTGCTCGCCAAACTCGACAGCAACAGCGACGGTGCGGTGAATCAGGATGAGCTCAAGAGCGCCCTGTCGCAGAAAAACGACGATGGTCTGCTGGTCAGCCTGAGCAAGAACTTCAGCGATCTGGACAGCGACAAAAGCGGCAGCCTGAGCAGCGAAGAGATGGCCGCGATGGCCCCACCTACGCCACCGACGCACGATCAGGCACCGAACACCGAGCTGGCCGATGCGCTGATCAGCGCTCTGGACAAAGACGGCGACGGCGCCATCAACAGCGATGAGCTGAGCAATGGCCTGACCAGCGCCGGCAGCACGGCCGACAGCTCGAAAATCTTCTCGGCCCTGGACAAGAATGAAGACGGCACCGTCAGCCAGGACGAACTCGCCGCCAGCCTGACCCCGCCGCCACCGCCACCTCAGCAGATGTCCAGCGAAGAGCTGTTCAGCCAACTCGATACCGACAGCGATGGCAGTGTCACGGCCACGGAACTGAGCAGCGCGTTGCAGGCGAGCGACAGCACTTCATCGACTTCCACCGACACCAGCGCCGCGTTGCTCAAAGTGCTCGATAGCGACAGCAGCGGTGGCGTCAGCAGCGATGAACTGAAAGCCGCTCTGCAAGCCGGCCGCGAGCAGAACTCCGACAGCTCCACCCATCAGTTCAACGTGACCGAAGCCCTGAACAAAATGATCGCCAACCTGAGCAAGCAGTATTCGCTCGATAACGTGGCGACCGTGGGCAAACACCTCAACGTGACCACTTAA